The DNA window GAGGTTGAGAATGTGACCCATGAAGACTTCCAAGTTACAGAGGAAGTGAAGGTAAGCCATGTGCTGTCCTGTGGGTCTTGAGTAGCAGTCACCAGAAATGACCTGCACagactgtaaatggagttcttaattggtctaaataataaaaacccaagtcagatatagaggaaaatgctgagagatcagagagaaggagcaaaccaaagcctttacctcattagcttcccagtggaaaagagagcaaattcctgtttcctcctgcctatatcctctctgcccagccatctcacttctgtctgtacagacctccagacctctatggttagctagtggcaagctccatcctctgatcttcagacaagctttattcgtacaagcaagatatcaccacaatagaCAGTATTGGTTGGCAGGACTCGAACCCATGCTACCCCAGCTCATGGCTGCCATGCACAGGCTTCCAGCGTTCTATAGAGCACCCACCTGTTGCCTCCCTCACAGCTCAGGAGACCGTGCATGAAGCAGGGAAGAAATAAGCTATGCCACTCTGACCCTAAACTGAGGCTGTCCTGCCTTCCTCAAGGTCCCCATGAGCAGGACAGGTAGCTTAGCTGTTAGCTAAGCTAACCCAAAGCCTGGAATGTGTCCAGTGCTGTTGCTGCTGCAGGACAGGAACTTCTGCAGGCTGACCTTGTTGGTTGTGGTTGGCTGTAGATGGGAAAGATGCCTCGGGGCTGAGCTCTGGAAGGATGGTAGAATCACTTGGTGACCTACCAAGTGGTTCTTGGTAGGGGTTGTGTGGAGAGAGGAGGCCTTTGGGTTGATGCTGAGATTGTGGACTTCGTGGGACTGCAGGCAGCCTGGGGAAATCATTCTGTTTAACGGAACACCTCTCAACTTAGAGCAGTGGCCCCATGCTGGTGGCACTGTGCCAACCTTCCTGTTGGGCTTTGCTGTGGAGTGGGTCTAGGAGTTAGTTGgttcttccttccaccatgtggagcCTACAGATTGAACTCCccccatcaggcttggcagcaaacacctttatgctctcagccatctcactggctctggtTTTAGTCTTTACTCCTGTTGACCTTGTGTCCTTGTGGGTGGTCCTGGGGTCTCCCCTTCTCCGTTCTGCCATCTTGTGACTGCCATGGTCCCTGCTTGCCAGGCCCTGACCGCGGAGATTGTGAAGACCATTCGGGATATCATTGCCCTGAACCCTCTGTACAGGTCAGTGTTTGAGTGCTGGGCTGGGTGGGGACTGCCACATGGTGCCAGCTCTCTGCCCCCACTGCAGCTCACTGGTAAAGCTGGTTGTCACTAAAGCCAGCCTGTGTGTATGGTAGTGGGGGAGGACTCTAAGCCACGGCCACTTTATCCCTGCAGAGAGTCGGTGTTGCAGATGATGCAGGCAGGCCAGCGGGTAGTGGACAACCCCATCTACCTGAGTGACATGGGCGCTGCACTCACGGGGGCTGAGTCCCATGAGCTGCAGGATGTGCTGGAAGAGACCAATGTGAGTGTGTGCCCATGCCCTGCCACTGTCCACTGATGTTGATGTTAAGACAGAGTAACTGTTCCCAGCAGGCTCATCCCCAGGGCCGGGACTCCATGTGGTACTTATTCCCATGTCAGCAGTGCTGTGGTGTGGTGGTCCCTGCTCCCAGACAACTGCATTGTCCCCTGTTGTTTGCAGATACTTAAGCGGCTCTACAAGGCCCTATCACTCTTGAAGAAGGAGTTTGAGTTGAGCAAGCTTCAGCAACGCCTGGGCCGAGAGGTGATGGGCAGGGGGAGCTGAAGGGATGCATCCTAGCTCTAACTCTTTGATTTAGGGGTTTTCTCTGAAACAGGCTGACCCAGAACCTTATACTTGTACAGTCCCCTTGTCCCAGTCTCCAGTGGCTGGGACATCAGGCATGTACTGTCTTTCATTTTGCTATAACTAAGTTTCCCCTCCTGGAGGCTGGGCTACAATGCAAGGCAAGCCAtgcaagatggaggcaggagggtcaggaattcagGGCCATCCTGAGTTTTATAATGGAgttttaagaccagcctgggctaaataacctgcctcaaaaccaaaaacaacccagGTTTAACTCGTGTGGTTTAGTTTGTGGTTGGGTGTGTCTGTTTGGCCATTACAGCAGAAGTCCACATGTCAGGTGCCCTGTGGGAGTCCAGGGAGACTGTAAGGAAGCCCACTGTAGACCTGGCCCATGGGATTCTGTGGAGGGCCCTGCCCTACCTTGCTTGAGCTCTTCCTGCCACAGGTAGAAGAGAAGATCAAGCAGACGCACAGGAAGTACCTGCTGCAGGAACAGCTTAAGATCATCAAGAAGGAGCTGGGACTGGAGAAGGATGACAAAGATGCCATCGAGGAGAAATTCCGGGAGCGCCTCAGGGAGCTTGTGGTCCCTAAGCATGTAATGGATGTGGTGGATGAGGAGCTAAGCAAGCTTGCACTGCTAGACAACCACTCCTCTGAGTTCAAGTGAGTTCCCACACCAAGACCCTGGGGTGGCCATGTCCCTGTGCAGGCTGCTGGGAATCTAGAAGGACTCTGGGGCCAGGCCTGAGTTATAAGTGCCTGTGGGAATGCTGGCtgccctgtccctgcctctgctctgtcTGCAGTGGCCTAGGAAGCATGCATGTGGTGGACCAGTGAGTCTGAGCATAGAAGCCCAGCACCTTTGTGTCTTCCTGATGCTGCAGGTCCATGTCTAGACTATTTTCTGCCAGGTTCTGGGCATTGCCTTCTTCCTGCTCAGGGACCCTGGGTGACACTGGTCCCCAGATGATTCAGGCTATTCCTGTCAATTTCCCCACTCTGGCTCCTGTGTCGGACTGACTAAGCTGAATCCTGGCCTGAGAATGCTCTGTGTCCCTGAAGTACGGCCCTCCCTCTGTGACAGCTCTTCCTAAAGGTCCCTGGCCCAGGGCAGCTGTTCTCCACAGCAAGCCTGACCTTGGCTTCTCCTGTGAGCCATACTTATCCTTGGTGTCACTCAGTTGTCATATGCCATACTTATGCATGGGCAGGACCTCATGCTTCCCATAGTCCCTGTGGGTATCTGCTCACAGTGCTTTGTCTCTGCAGTGTCACCCGCAACTACCTGGACTGGCTGACATCCATCCCATGGGGCCGGCAGAGTGATGAAAACCTTGACTTGACTAGGGCCCAGGCTGTGCTGGAGGAGGACCACTATGGCATGGAGGACGTGAAGAAGCGTGTCCTGGTAAGGTCCACAGcacatgcactaccactgccgaGGGCAGGCTGCTTCATTTTTGTCCTTACATCCTGCCATTGGAGAACCAGTCAGCTACCCAACTGGGGCTCGGATGTCACTAGAGAATGGCTGGCAGAAGCCTGATGTACTCGGTGTGCAGGGAGTGGGGGCTGTTGTGATGTGTGCTGTGGTCAGGCTGTAGAGACGGGGTCCCCTATTATAGCTGACACCTCTGACTACAGTCTGTCAGCCAGGGCCCAGGGCCTGGCAGCCACAGCTCTAGTCAGCCCAGACCTTTGGGGCAAGCAAGGGATTCCTCACAACTGCTGGGTGAGGGCCCTGTAGGGCTCTGGCTCTGGAGGCCTGTGCCCTCAGGAGCACTGATCTTCCTTGGCTTCCACAGGAGTTCATAGCTGTCAGCCAGCTCCGAGGGTCCACCCAGGGCAAGATCCTCTGCTTCCATGGCCCGCCAGGTGTGGGCAAGACCAGCATCGCACGCTCCATTGCTCGTGCCCTTGGCCGTGAATACTTCCGTTTTAGTGTTGGTGGCATGACAGATGTGGCTGAAATCAAGGGGCACAGGTAGGTAGGCCGGGCCTGGCACCCTTCTGACTCAGGCTGCAACCTGCTCCTGTTCCCTGTGGGAAGATGGGGATTTGTACTGAGCAGGGTTAACACAGGTGCACAGAGGCAGGAGGTAGGTAGGTGTTGGTTGGCCTGTGATGGTCTTGTTAcatagccttagctgtcctggaactctttatgtagaccaggttgctcttgaattcagagatctcctgcctcctcctgagtCTGGTATTAAAAATGTATGCTACCACACCTGAACCTTTTTTTCAAGGGCACCTAAATGTGCATCCAGCGTGGGACCCCTGATGTGAGGGGCTGCTGGCTGCAGGAGAGCAGAAGGCATAGGAGCCCAGCAGGGTTTGAGTTAAGCACTGAGAGCAAGCTGACAGCTAGTCAGCCTGGTAGAAAGAACATGGCAAGAAGCCTCATGGTGCCTCATTTGCCATCTCAGCACTCAAGGTTAGGCAAGAGGTAGAGGAGTTGGAGTCATCCTCAGTTATACAGTGCATGCTCTAGAGctctaagccagcctgggctgccctACTGTGGAAAACAAAAGGATCTTGTCATAATAGCAAACCCTCCTTTCTGCCCACTTTGTCTCCCACCCCCTCAGGTCCTACCCATTCCCAGCCATAGAGGCCTTGTGCTGCTCCAACTCACCAGGCTCTGCCCCACACCCTGCTCCAGCCTTGCTTGCTTGGTGCCTCTCCTGTCATCTTTCATGCCCTACAGTGGCACCTTAGCCATCCTGGCTGCTGAGCCAGCTGAGGTCCTTGTTTATCCCTTCCTTGTCTGCCTTGCTGAGCCTTGGGCCTGAGTGAGTCTACTGCTGTGGTAGCTGCCCCCTTTAAGATTTAGCCTGGCCAGCCCCCACCTCCTAATACTAAGGGAAGTGGACTGAGCATGACTGCAGGCTGTGTGTGTACTGGCCAGGGAGAGAACATGGGGATGACCTGTGTGAGACTGAGAGCTGCCTCCAAGTGGGCCTCTCTCTGCTCAGCATGCTGACCCATAATGAGTGTTGCCTCCCCACAGGCGTACCTACGTGGGGGCCATGCCTGGGAAGATCATCCAGTGTCTAAAAAAGACCAAGACAGAGAACCCACTGGTGCTGATTGATGAGGTGGGGGAACCTCGGGACAGGAGGGTCAGGCCATGACCTAAGCCCACCTAAGCCTAGCATGTGGTATGGGAGCCAGGCATTGTTGCATGGTACCTGCCTTCCTCACCCAGGTGGACAAGATTGGCCGAGGCTACCAAGGAGACCCATCATCGGCATTGCTGGAGCTGTTGGACCCTGAGCAGAACGCCAACTTCCTGGACCACTACCTTGATGTGCCAGTGGACCTGTCCAAGGTGAGTGCTGGTGGGTATGCCCTGGTACAGGGGCTTCGTGAGAGGGGTGCACTCAGCTTCCAGCATCCCGTGCTCCCTTGTCACCCAGGTGTTGTTCATCTGCACGGCCAATGTCACGGACACCATCCCAGAGCCCCTGAGGGACCGCATGGAGATGATCAATGTGTCAGGCTATGTGGCACAAGAGAAGCTGGCCATTGCAGAGGTGGGTGGAGTCCCAAGGGTTGGAGGCACACAAGATCAGACCTGGTTCCCACAGTAGTCTTAAGTGCTGACAGAGGTCTCAGGCAACACTTGGGGCCTACGGTCCTCAGGACAGGGCTGTGATTCCCACTCCAGAGCTGTTCCAGCTTGTGGAACAGGGGTTGGCCTGCACCTACCTGCTTCTGAGAGGATGGGCTGAAATGGTGTCTGATGTCTAGGGAGTAACAGCTCGGGACCCCAGGACGCCCCAACAGGATAGTAGGTGGGGGCAGTGGGCATTGCTGACAGTTGCTCTCCACAGCGGTACCTGGTGCCACAGGCCCGCACCCTGTGTGGTCTGGATGAGAGCAAGGCCCAGCTGTCTGCAGCCGTGCTCACTCTGCTAATCAAACAGTACTGCAGGGAGAGTGGAGTGCGAAAcctgcagaagcaggtggagaaGGTAAGACTGTGCCCACCACACAGGCCCCGCCCAGCACAAGGCCCATGGCCCACCCACACCCTCCACTCGGTAGGTGCTGCGCAAAGCTGCCTACAAGATAGTGAGTGGTGAGGCAGAAACTGTGCAGGTGACGCCAGAGAACCTACAAGACTTCGTGGGGAAACCGGTCTTCACTGTGGAACGCATGTACAGTGTCACGCCTGCTGGCGTGGTCATGGGCTTGGCCTGGACTGCCATGGGTGAGTGCCCCACCCCATTGTTGCTGGCTGGACTAACATCACATGTGCATGCTAGGAGGCAGATCTGGAAGCCAGGAACAGTGGGCATGGGCTTAACTCCCAAATTCAGActcctctctgtcttccaggaGGTTCCACCTTATTCGTGGAGACGTCTTTAAGGCGGCCCCTGCTTAGGGGCAACAGAGAGGACAAGGAGGGCAGCCTAGAGGTAACAGGCCAGCTGGGGGATGTGATGAAGGAGAGCGCCCGCATCGCCTACACCTTTGCCCGTGCCTTCCTGATGGAGCAGGACCCTGACAATGACTTCCTGGTCACCTCACACATCCACCTGCACGTGCCTGAGGTAGGACCCCATCTGCTTGTCATCCAAGCTTGTCACATGACCTGGGCTCACCGCCTGACTCTCCTTGCAGGGTGCAACTCCCAAGGACGGCCCTAGCGCAGGCTGCACCATCGTGACCGCGCTGCTGTCTCTAGCTCTGGGACAGCCCGTGCTGCAGAACCTGGCCATGACAGGGGAGGTCTCCCTTACCGGGAAAGTGCTGCCCGTGGGTGGCATTAAAGAGAAAACCATCGCGGTGAGTGCCCGCTGCCTGTTGCCCTGGCAACTCAGGGTGGTGAGGCCAGGACCGACCTGACCAGATTGTCCTCACAGGCCAAGAGAGCCGGTGTGACCTGTATTGTCCTGCCGGCCGAGAACAGAAAGGACTTTGCGGACCTGGCACCCTTCATCACGGAGGGCCTCGAGGTCCACTTCGTGGAGCACTACCGCGACATCTTCCGCATCGCCTTCCCTCTGCATGAGCAGCGTGAGGCGCTGGCCCTGGAGCGGTGACCCGGGGGCGGGGAGCTCCCTGAAAAATCATGGTGTGGCGCAGCCACGAGCACAGGTGTAGAATCATGAATAAAGTATCATTTCCAGAGCCTAGCCTTTGTCTCTGAGCGGCGGCgaacacacgcacgcgcacacacatctGCCGGCAGCAGCGTTTATTGAGGGGGCTGGGGGGGGTCAGTCCTTCTTGGCCGCCGCCTTCCGCATGGCCGCCAGCACGTTGCTCAGCTCCTCGCGTTTCCTCTTGGCGCGGATGTGAGTGCCGACCTGTGCGGAGTCACGCGTCATCCCCGGCCCGGCGCGGGCGGCCCCCGCCCCGGCCCGCCGCCCCAGCCCGGGCTCCCTGCCTACCCGCTTCTTGATGAACTTGAGCGCGCGCTTGTCCTTGGACACCTTGAGCAGCTCCATGGCGCGCCGCTCGTAGGGCGCGAAGCCGCACACCTCCCGGATCATGTCCCGCACGAACTTGGTGTGTTTGGTGAGGCGCTGCGGACGGGGCCAGGCGAGCGTTGCCGAGGGCCGGCCGCACGCACGCTCCGCACCGCACCGCACCGCCCCGGCCGCCCTCCCGCGCCTCCCTCACCCGGCACTCACCCCGCGGCGCCGGCTGTGCCTCGGCTTGCTGACGTTCTTCGTCACCTTGTGGCCCTTGTTGAGGCCCACGGCCATGGGATAGCGCAGGGCCATGGCTGCGGGGGCGCGGACAAGACAGCGGCTGAGGCCCGGCACACCGGCCCGTGCGCCCGCCCGTCCCGCCCGCCGCCGCCGCCCGCCGACGCACCCCGCCGGCCCAGGGGCCCCGATGGCGGCAGATGCCGCCCTGACGAGCTCCGCTTACCTGCTCCTCTCCGATGGCGGCCGCGACAGGAAGGACGGCGTCGCGCGGAACCCTGGGATATCTGCCTCTTGCTGGCCGCTGCGGCCAGAGAGGCAGGCGCGCCGCGGGCTCCCTCTGGTGGCCGGAGGCTCCGCGGCGCCTGTGAATAAGCGCGGCCCGCTCAACCAGCTCGGGATGCGCTGAGCCAGTGGCCTTGGGTATTCCCTTAGGTTCAAGGACGTTGAAGCGAGTTTCTCTGACagtaaaaatgctttttaaagttCTTGTTATCAGGCTAGAGAGACGGCACAGAGCTTTAAGAGCACTGGATTTacttccaaaggacctaggtcCAATCCTAAGTATCCATAATGGTGGCTCTAGAACATCTTTAtccccagttccagggcacctgaAGCCCTCTTTTGTCATCTGTATGCAGCACGCAGGCATGCacgtgatacacagacatacctgcagacGAAACACATAAAAGGAGTTaatctaacttaaaaaaataaataaggacaggtggtggtggtggcacactcctttaatcccagcacttgggaggcagaggcaggaagatctctatgagttcaaagccaatctggtttgcaaagagagttctagaatagccagggctacacggaaactctgccttgaaaaaacaaacaatatatgtgtgtgtgtgtgtgtgtgtgtgtgtgtgtgtatggttttcGGGtatagtgtttgtttttttgctctttgttttatttatttatttatttatttatttatttttggtttttcgagacagggtttctctgtggctttggaggctgtcctggaactcgctcttgtagaccaggctggtctcgaactcatagagattctgctgcctctgcctcccgagtgctgggattaaaggcgtggccaccaccacccggcagtgtataggtgttttgtctgcatgtgtgtctgtgtgtcattagagatcgcctgcctctgcctccagagtactgggattaaagtcgtgtgccccCACCGTCTGGCAACACAGGTCTTTCTTACCTTGGAATTTCTACCTAAGTCTGGAAGACATGGAGCGGAAGTTTCCCAAACTCAAAATGCTGAAATAGCATAGGGAGAAGCGCTGGGTTGTGAAGTCCACAAATCTCCCTCCACCTAACCATTTCCAGTGTGAACCTATGAAACTCCAGGCTCTGATTAAAGCAAGCCATCAAGGtaagtgggtggatggatgggtggatggatggatggatggatgggtgggtgggtgtgtggaggggtgggtggagggaTGGGTGGAGGGATGGGCGGGGGGtgggtgggcagatggatgggtgggtgtaTTCGTGGATGAAAGGGTATGTGGGTAGACAGAATTGGACAGTGGATGGGCCTGTACCTGCAGCAGCACAGTGAATGCAAGACTGTGGCTAGCATTCGGACCCTCTAAGAACTCTCTGCCCCATGATCTCTGGGTTCTCCAGTTAAAGCTGTATAAAAGGGTAAAGCTTGTCAGTTCCCTGTTCCGGTCTCCAGCAACCACTTATCCCTACCTTGCAGCAGAACAGGGATCTATATGATCATCACCTTTGTTACCTCACTTTTTGCTCCCTTTACCTGACCTGGGACCACACACTGCCAACCCGTATCATATGACCCCCAGCTTCCTGGCATATGGGGGGATAGGACTCACTGGCAAAAACCTTAGCCAGATTTCAACCAGCCAGCCTCGGCCTCTGCTTTCCCC is part of the Cricetulus griseus strain 17A/GY chromosome 5, alternate assembly CriGri-PICRH-1.0, whole genome shotgun sequence genome and encodes:
- the Lonp1 gene encoding LOW QUALITY PROTEIN: lon protease homolog, mitochondrial isoform X2 (The sequence of the model RefSeq protein was modified relative to this genomic sequence to represent the inferred CDS: deleted 1 base in 1 codon); translation: MAASTGYVRLWAAARCWVLRRPLLAVTGGRGPSASGSWLRRGRRVCDTPAPWAPGGRVCASARQWRGLWDAAGRGSGGGGGGGGGDESSEGGAEDGAAAGGGDGPVVTALAPMTVPDVFPHLPLIAITRNPVFPRFIKIVEVKNKKLVELLRRKVRLAQPYVGVFLKRDDNNESDVVESLDEIYHTGTFAQIHEMQDLGDKLRMIVTGHRRIHISRQLDVEPEGPEPESENKQKSRRKLKRGKKEAEDESGTKPQLEVVPEVPTDTPKEVLMVEVENVTHEDFQVTEEVKALTAEIVKTIRDIIALNPLYRESVLQMMQAGQRVVDNPIYLSDMGAALTGAESHELQDVLEETNILKRLYKALSLLKKEFELSKLQQRLGREVEEKIKQTHRKYLLQEQLKIIKKELGLEKDDKDAIEEKFRERLRELVVPKHVMDVVDEELSKLALLDNHSSEFNVTRNYLDWLTSIPWGRQSDENLDLTRAQAVLEEDHYGMEDVKKRVLEFIAVSQLRGSTQGKILCFHGPPGVGKTSIARSIARALGREYFRFSVGGMTDVAEIKGHRRTYVGAMPGKIIQCLKKTKTENPLVLIDEVDKIGRGYQGDPSSALLELLDPEQNANFLDHYLDVPVDLSKVLFICTANVTDTIPEPLRDRMEMINVSGYVAQEKLAIAERYLVPQARTLCGLDESKAQLSAAVLTLLIKQYCRESGVRNLQKQVEKVLRKAAYKIVSGEAETVQVTPENLQDFVGKPVFTVERMYSVTPAGVVMGLAWTAMGGSTLFVETSLRRPLLRGNREDKEGSLEVTGQLGDVMKESARIAYTFARAFLMEQDPDNDFLVTSHIHLHVPEGATPKDGPSAGCTIVTALLSLALGQPVLQNLAMTGEVSLTGKVLPVGGIKEKTIAAKRAGVTCIVLPAENRKDFADLAPFITEGLEVHFVEHYRDIFRIAFPLHEQREALALER
- the LOC103160498 gene encoding 60S ribosomal protein L36 → MALRYPMAVGLNKGHKVTKNVSKPRHSRRRGRLTKHTKFVRDMIREVCGFAPYERRAMELLKVSKDKRALKFIKKRVGTHIRAKRKREELSNVLAAMRKAAAKKD